The Caretta caretta isolate rCarCar2 chromosome 15, rCarCar1.hap1, whole genome shotgun sequence genome window below encodes:
- the DERL3 gene encoding derlin-3 isoform X2, producing the protein MAYQGFAQEYLGIPAVTRAYTTACVLTTAAVQLEFITPFQLYFNPDLIFRKFQIWRLITNFLFFGPLGFSFFFNMIFLYRYCRMLEEGSFRGRTADFVFMFLFGGFLMTLFGLFASLFFLGQAFTIMLVYVWSRRNPYIRMNFFGLLNFQAPFLPWVLMGFSLLLGNSIIIDLLGIAVGHIYYFLEDVFPNQPGGKKLLLTPDFLT; encoded by the exons ATGGCCTATCAGGGCTTCGCGCAGGAGTACCTGGGGATCCCGGCCGTGACGCGGGCCTACACCACCGCCTGCGTCCTCACCACCGCCGCCGTG CAATTAGAATTCATCACCCCTTTCCAGCTGTATTTCAACCcagatctgattttcagaaagttccaG ATTTGGAGGCTGATCACGAACTTCCTCTTTTTTGGGCCCTTGGGATTCAGTTTCTTTTTCAACATGATATTTTT GTACAGATATTGCCGAATGCTAGAGGAAGGCTCCTTTCGGGGACGGACTGCAGACTTTGTCTTCATGTTTCTCTTCGGGGGATTTCTCATGACA CTCTTCGGCCTCTTTGCAAGCCTCTTCTTCCTGGGCCAGGCTTTCACCATCATGCTGGTGTACGTGTGGAGCCGCAGGAACCCTTACATCCGCATGAACTTCTTCGGGCTTCTTAACTTCCAggcccccttcctgccctgggTTCTGATGGGATTCTCTCTGCTGCTGGGCAATTCTATCATCATTGATTTGTTGG GAATTGCAGTGGGTCATATTTATTATTTCCTTGAAGATGTTTTTCCCAACCAGCCTGGAGGGAAGAAGTTGCTGCTCACTCCAGACTTCCT
- the DERL3 gene encoding derlin-3 isoform X1, whose amino-acid sequence MAYQGFAQEYLGIPAVTRAYTTACVLTTAAVQLEFITPFQLYFNPDLIFRKFQIWRLITNFLFFGPLGFSFFFNMIFLYRYCRMLEEGSFRGRTADFVFMFLFGGFLMTLFGLFASLFFLGQAFTIMLVYVWSRRNPYIRMNFFGLLNFQAPFLPWVLMGFSLLLGNSIIIDLLGIAVGHIYYFLEDVFPNQPGGKKLLLTPDFLKLVFDTPEEDPNYNPLPDDQPAADQDQNQLPPQ is encoded by the exons ATGGCCTATCAGGGCTTCGCGCAGGAGTACCTGGGGATCCCGGCCGTGACGCGGGCCTACACCACCGCCTGCGTCCTCACCACCGCCGCCGTG CAATTAGAATTCATCACCCCTTTCCAGCTGTATTTCAACCcagatctgattttcagaaagttccaG ATTTGGAGGCTGATCACGAACTTCCTCTTTTTTGGGCCCTTGGGATTCAGTTTCTTTTTCAACATGATATTTTT GTACAGATATTGCCGAATGCTAGAGGAAGGCTCCTTTCGGGGACGGACTGCAGACTTTGTCTTCATGTTTCTCTTCGGGGGATTTCTCATGACA CTCTTCGGCCTCTTTGCAAGCCTCTTCTTCCTGGGCCAGGCTTTCACCATCATGCTGGTGTACGTGTGGAGCCGCAGGAACCCTTACATCCGCATGAACTTCTTCGGGCTTCTTAACTTCCAggcccccttcctgccctgggTTCTGATGGGATTCTCTCTGCTGCTGGGCAATTCTATCATCATTGATTTGTTGG GAATTGCAGTGGGTCATATTTATTATTTCCTTGAAGATGTTTTTCCCAACCAGCCTGGAGGGAAGAAGTTGCTGCTCACTCCAGACTTCCT GAAGCTGGTATTTGACACTCCTGAAGAAGATCCAAACTACAACCCCCTTCCTGATGATCAGCCAGCTGCTGACCAAGACCAGAACCAGCTGCCGCCTCAATAG